ATCCGAGGAGTTGGTCCGCCTCCTCGATGATCGTCTCCGCGGCAGCTTCGGTGGCACTCGGCTCCTCGAGGAGTTGCTCGGCGGTCCCCCGGATGATACTCATCTGGTTGGACAGGTTGTGACGCAGAACCCGATGTAACACCCGGAGTTGCCGGGTCGCTTCCTTTCGTTCGGTGACGTCCTGCTGGAAGCCGACGAAATTCGTCACGTCGCCGTCGTCGTTCGCGACCGGCGCGATCGTGACGCGATTCCAGAATTCGCTCCCGTCACTCCGGTAGTTGCGGAGTTCGACCGTGCTCGGCCGTTCGGCCTCGATCGCCGCACGCAGCTCGTCGACCGGTTCGGGTTCGGTTCGGTCCCCCTGGAGAAACCGACAGTTTCGACCGAGGACGTCTTCGCGCGCATAGCCCGTTAGCTGTTCGAACTGTTCGTTCGCGTAGATGAGGGGATTGTCGTCGTCGGGCGCACTGAGGGTGATCCCGATCGGGGCCTCGTCGATCGCTCGGTTCTTTAACTCGAGTTCCTCCTGACGCTCCGTTCGGTCGGTGACGTCGCGAACGATCCAGAGCCGGCCGTACTGTTCGTCGTCGTCGCCCCGAACCGGCGTCGAATACACCTCGAACACCCGACCGTCCTCGAGGACGACCTCGTCGTGACTGGTTTCCGCGGCGTGATCGACCAGGTTCCCGTCCGGCGTGAGCACCGTTTCCGGCTCCGAGAGCTGCGGGCGGATGTGCTCGAACACCTCCCCGTCACAGGACCCCTCGAGAGCGTCTCGCGGGAGGTCCCACAGGTCGCGGAACTTCGAGTTCCACGAGAGCACGTCCCCGTCGTCGCCGACGACGAGGACCCCCTCCGGCATCGCTTCCTGCTGGGCCTCGAGCAGCGACTGTCTGAACTCGAGTTCCCGCCGCCGTTCGGCGCGGCGGTGATTCCGCAAGGCCCGGTGAACGACGTCCGCGACGTCGCCGGCGAACTGGATTTCGGCGTCGGTCCACTCGCGGCACTCTCCGAGCTGTTCGTGACAGACCATTCCGATCACGTCGCCGTCGGCTCGGAGCGTCGCGTCCAGGAGCGAATCGATCCCCGCGGGCTCGAGGTAGTCGGACTCCAGTTCCTCCGTTCGCGGATCCGAACACGCGTCGACGGCGCTGATCGATCGATGCGTTCGGAGCGCCTCGAAATACGTCGGATACTCGGCGGCGTGGAGCTCCGTCCCGGCAGTGTGGTCGTCCGTCCGACTGTCGTACCGATCGACGCAGCGGACGTGATCGCCGTCGTCGTCGAAGAGCCAGATACTGGCGAACGTGCAGCCGACCGTTCGGGCGGCCGTTTCCGTAATCGAACGCACCGCGTCGTCGAAGTCCCCGTCGACGACAGTCTCGTCTCGCATGAGGTCGAGGACCGCCTCGTGGTGGCGGTGATCCCGCTGCCGGTCGCCGTCCTCGTTCTCGACTGTCATCGAATCATCCCATGTTTCGTATCGGATGGAAAGAACCTTCGGGCCGGTCTGACCTCGAGTCGATGTCATCGAACGTCCCGTCTCGGCGGCCGCTACTCCTCGAGTCGCTCCTGGAGCTCCTGGACTTTCGAGACGAGTTCGATCGGCGGCGTCGTGTTGACGTCGAGCGACTCGAGGTCCGCGAGGACTGCCTGGGCGTCGGGATCGATCGATTCGCCCTCGGCGTCGGGTTCCATCGGCCCCCCGTCGGTCGACGCCGCCTGCTCCTGTGGCTGCCCCTCGGCCTGCGCCTGCGTCTGCATCGTCCCGCTCCCCAGATCGAACACCGCCTGGACGGGCTCGCTCGAGGAACCGCCCTTCGCCTCGATGGCCTTCTCCTCGCGCAGGCGCTCGAGGACGTCTCTCGAACGGTCGACGACGGGGTCCGGAACGCCGGCAAGATCGGCGACGTGGATGCCGTAGCTCCGATCCGTGGGACCGTCGCGGACCGTCCGGAGGAAGGTCACCTCTCCGTCCCGTTCGTCCGCCGCGACGTGGACGTTGGCGACGCGGGGGAGGTTCTCCGCGAGCCCGGTCAGTTCGTGGTAGTGCGTCGCGAAGAGCGTCTTCGCCTTCACTTCGTTGTGGAGGTACTCCGTCGCGGCCCAGGCGATCGAGATGCCGTCGTAGGTCGCAGTCCCACGTCCCACTTCGTCGAGGATGACAAGCGACTCCTCGGTCGCGGTGTGGAGGATGTTCGAGAGTTCGCTCATCTCGACCATGAACGTCGAGCGGCCCTGCGCGAGTTCGTCCAGCGCGCCGACGCGGGTGAAGATGCCGTCGACCACCCCGATCTCGGCCTCTTTCGCCGGAACGAAGCTCCCGATCTGGGCCAACAGGACGATACAGGCGACCTGTCGCATATAGGTGGACTTCCCGGACATGTTGGGTCCAGTGACGACGAGGAAGCCGCGATCTTCGTCCATACGAACATCGTTCGGGACGAACTCCGTCGTCTGTTCGACGACCGGGTGCCGGCCCTGTTCGATTTCGAGCTGGTCGCCTCGATGCAGTTCCGG
This portion of the Natrinema salinisoli genome encodes:
- a CDS encoding PAS domain-containing protein, with product MTVENEDGDRQRDHRHHEAVLDLMRDETVVDGDFDDAVRSITETAARTVGCTFASIWLFDDDGDHVRCVDRYDSRTDDHTAGTELHAAEYPTYFEALRTHRSISAVDACSDPRTEELESDYLEPAGIDSLLDATLRADGDVIGMVCHEQLGECREWTDAEIQFAGDVADVVHRALRNHRRAERRRELEFRQSLLEAQQEAMPEGVLVVGDDGDVLSWNSKFRDLWDLPRDALEGSCDGEVFEHIRPQLSEPETVLTPDGNLVDHAAETSHDEVVLEDGRVFEVYSTPVRGDDDEQYGRLWIVRDVTDRTERQEELELKNRAIDEAPIGITLSAPDDDNPLIYANEQFEQLTGYAREDVLGRNCRFLQGDRTEPEPVDELRAAIEAERPSTVELRNYRSDGSEFWNRVTIAPVANDDGDVTNFVGFQQDVTERKEATRQLRVLHRVLRHNLSNQMSIIRGTAEQLLEEPSATEAAAETIIEEADQLLGFTDKHRAIVRLLSERPSTKPIEIEPLCRRLIRTVGTDFPDAEVTLEGESRATVSAIPDIETAIRELVENGLAYSDRSPATVAVRVDRGPDTVRIRIIDDGPGIPEEEARILTGDQSVEPLYHGLGMGLWLVYWIVTLSRGTVTVEETGSDGTTVRLELPRTDDRG